The proteins below come from a single Chiloscyllium punctatum isolate Juve2018m chromosome 18, sChiPun1.3, whole genome shotgun sequence genomic window:
- the LOC140489406 gene encoding chromobox protein homolog 6-like, with the protein MELSAVGERVFAAESIIKRRVRKGRIEYLVKWKGWAIKYSTWEPEENILDARLIAAFEQRERERELYGPKKRGPKPKTFLLKARAQAEALRIGEMHFSMKPGPGSAAKLPSSIAAYKLKKNIRRCYRTSKRNLSRAEPQPGLSGQNRSPLPLPETVRIINRKVEPRKRNRNRNRIILNLKVIDKSSKTLGKAKIPSRNRVIGKSKKFSDSILRSQIRHMKFNNFSVYDKSFRTPVGDGRRMESDAGASCSEPHFRGPAIRPEPLPAPPCAPCYASDPVPPGSECQRSGEARHCGAKLPGDTPSPTVPDWREAEALDLSLPPESAAGRRSPPGGQETGAGSDAERDVSDWRPEMSPCSNVVVTDVTTNLLTVTIKEFCNADNFVKSVNK; encoded by the exons ATGGAGCTTTCGGCGGTGGGAGAGCGGGTGTTCGCGGCCGAGTCAATCATCAAGCGGCGGGTTCGGAAG GGCCGTATCGAGTATCTGGTGAAGTGGAAAGGATGGGCTATCAA ATACAGCACTTGGGAACCAGAGGAGAATATCTTGGATGCCCGTTTAATCGCGGCTTTTGAGCAAAG ggagagagagagggagctgtaTGGGCCAAAGAAGCGAGGCCCCAAACCCAAAACCTTCCTGTTGAAA gccCGTGCCCAGGCTGAAGCTTTGCGGATTGGGGAGATGCATTTTTCCATGAAGCCAGGCCCGGGGTCAGCGGCCAAGCTTCCCAGCAGCATTGCCGCTTACAAGCTGAAGAAGAACATCCGCCGGTGCTACCGGACATCAAAACGGAACCTGAGCCGTGCCGAGCCGCAGCCGGGTCTGAGTGGACAGAACAGGTCCCCCCTGCCCCTTCCCGAGACTGTCCGGATCATCAACCGCAAAGTGGAGCCTCGGAAACGCAACCGGAACCGCAACCGGATCATCCTCAACCTGAAGGTGATCGACAAGAGCAGTAAGACGTTGGGCAAAGCCAAGATCCCATCTCGTAACCGCGTCATCGGCAAGAGCAAGAAGTTCAGCGACAGTATCCTCCGCAGTCAGATCCGACACATGAAATTCAATAACTTTTCCGTCTATGACAAATCCTTCCGGACGCCGGTCGGGGATGGGAGGAGGATGGAGAGCGACGCGGGTGCCTCTTGCTCGGAGCCACATTTCCGAGGTCCTGCCATCCGCCCTGAACCCCTTCCTGCCCCTCCGTGCGCCCCCTGTTACGCCAGCGACCCAGTGCCCCCGGGCAGCGAGTGCCAGCGGTCAGGAGAGGCACGTCATTGCGGGGCCAAGCTCCCAGGCGACACCCCGAGCCCCACGGTTCCCGATTGGCGAGAAGCAGAGGCCCTGGACCTCTCGCTGCCCCCTGAGTCGGCCGCAGGAAGGAGATCCCCTCCTGGGGGCCAGGAGACTGGGGCGGGCTCGGATGCCGAGCGAGACGTGTCAGACTGGCGGCCGGAGATGTCGCCCTGCTCCAACGTGGTGGTGACAGACGTGACGACCAACCTCCTGACTGTCACCATCAAAGAGTTCTGCAACGCCGACAACTTTGTGAAATCTGTCAATAAGTAG